In one Salipiger abyssi genomic region, the following are encoded:
- a CDS encoding arsenate reductase/protein-tyrosine-phosphatase family protein produces the protein METNRFTQLSTLSHPQRMDLFRLLLRRYPDAVPAGEIGAALGLKASTASVYLSALREAGLITQTRDGRSLLYRADVGAMRGLIGFLFDDCCHGRPDLCPPQPSAPMQGNPAMAPRKYNVLFICTGNSARSILAEALLRNLAGDRFEAYSAGTQPYSELNPIALAMLEDKGLPTATLRAKHVSEFWAADAPKMDFVFTVCDRAANEDCPAWAGQPISAHWGLPDPVKATGTDAEKRLAFQQVFGMLKHRLTAFTALPLGTLDRISLQHAVDRIGHPDTEDHTQ, from the coding sequence GTGGAAACGAATCGCTTCACTCAGCTCAGCACCCTCAGTCACCCGCAGCGGATGGACCTATTCCGCCTGCTCCTGCGCCGCTATCCCGATGCGGTGCCGGCAGGCGAGATCGGCGCGGCACTGGGGCTGAAGGCCAGCACCGCCTCGGTCTACCTCTCCGCGCTGCGCGAGGCCGGGCTGATCACCCAGACCCGTGACGGCCGGTCGCTGCTTTACCGCGCCGATGTCGGCGCGATGCGCGGGCTGATCGGGTTTCTCTTCGACGATTGTTGCCACGGGCGCCCCGATCTCTGCCCGCCGCAGCCCTCCGCCCCCATGCAAGGAAACCCCGCCATGGCCCCCCGCAAGTACAATGTGCTGTTCATCTGCACCGGCAATTCCGCCCGCTCGATCCTGGCCGAGGCCCTGCTGCGCAATCTCGCCGGCGATCGGTTCGAGGCCTATTCCGCCGGCACACAGCCCTACTCCGAGCTGAACCCCATCGCCCTGGCGATGCTGGAAGACAAGGGTCTGCCGACGGCCACGCTGCGCGCCAAGCATGTTTCGGAATTCTGGGCCGCGGACGCGCCGAAGATGGATTTTGTCTTCACCGTCTGCGACCGCGCCGCGAATGAGGATTGCCCCGCCTGGGCTGGCCAGCCGATCAGCGCCCATTGGGGGCTGCCCGATCCGGTGAAAGCGACCGGCACCGACGCGGAAAAACGCCTCGCCTTCCAGCAGGTCTTCGGCATGCTGAAACACCGGCTCACGGCCTTCACCGCCCTGCCGCTCGGCACGCTCGACCGGATTTCCCTGCAACACGCCGTCGACCGTATCGGCCATCCCGACACCGAGGACCACACGCAATGA
- a CDS encoding ArsJ-associated glyceraldehyde-3-phosphate dehydrogenase, with translation MTTYALNGLGRMGKLALRPLLESGAEIAWINDAVGDAAMHAHLLEFDTVHGRWPAAFSHDADSVTIDGTCLPVHGEKRIEDLPLDGIDVVIDCTGVFKTEARLAPYFAAGVKKVVVSAPVKDGPTANIVYGVNNDAYDPAQHHIVTAASCTTNCLAPVVKVVHENLGIKHGMITTIHDVTNTQTIVDRPAKDLRRARSALNSLIPTTTGSASAITLIYPELTGKLNGHAVRVPLLNASLTDCVFELERATTAEEVNALFKQAAEGPLRGILGYEERPLVSCDYVNDPRSSIIDAPSTMVTDGTQLKLYAWYDNEWGYANRLADVARMVGASL, from the coding sequence ATGACCACCTACGCTCTGAACGGGCTTGGCCGCATGGGCAAGCTCGCGCTCCGCCCGCTGCTCGAAAGCGGCGCGGAGATCGCCTGGATCAACGACGCGGTGGGCGATGCCGCGATGCATGCGCATCTGCTGGAATTCGACACGGTGCACGGGCGCTGGCCCGCCGCGTTCTCCCACGATGCGGACAGCGTCACCATCGACGGCACCTGCCTGCCCGTGCATGGCGAAAAACGCATCGAGGATCTGCCGCTCGACGGGATCGACGTGGTGATCGACTGCACCGGCGTCTTCAAGACCGAGGCCAGGCTCGCCCCCTATTTCGCCGCCGGCGTGAAGAAGGTCGTGGTCTCGGCCCCGGTCAAAGACGGCCCCACCGCCAATATCGTCTATGGCGTCAACAACGACGCATACGACCCGGCACAACATCACATCGTGACGGCGGCGAGCTGCACCACCAACTGCCTCGCCCCGGTGGTCAAGGTGGTGCACGAGAATCTCGGCATCAAACACGGCATGATCACCACGATCCACGACGTGACCAACACCCAGACCATCGTCGACCGGCCCGCCAAGGATCTGCGCCGCGCCCGTTCGGCGCTGAATTCGCTGATCCCCACCACCACCGGCAGCGCCAGCGCGATTACGCTGATCTACCCCGAGCTCACGGGCAAGCTGAACGGCCACGCGGTGCGGGTGCCGCTGCTCAACGCCTCGCTGACCGATTGCGTCTTCGAGCTCGAACGCGCCACGACCGCCGAAGAGGTCAATGCGCTCTTCAAACAGGCCGCCGAAGGCCCGCTCAGGGGCATTCTCGGCTATGAGGAGCGCCCGCTGGTGAGCTGCGATTATGTGAACGACCCGCGCTCCAGCATCATCGACGCGCCTTCCACCATGGTCACCGACGGCACCCAGCTCAAGCTCTACGCCTGGTATGACAATGAATGGGGCTATGCCAACCGGCTCGCCGATGTGGCGCGGATGGTCGGCGCCTCGCTCTGA